The Methylocaldum marinum genome includes the window CGTGCCGGCGAGATAGTTCGCCTCCAATCCCTCGATGTCCATGCAGAGGTTATTGTGCGGAAGGTAGAGTAGCTCCGTCCGCGGCGACCAGGCCGCGGGCTGCCAGTCCTTGGCGCCGGGCGGCGCGGGGCAGATGTCAGTAACGGTTTTTCCCGTCTGCGGTTTCTTTTCGTCGACGTGAATGGGCCTTCCGGTCTCGAGATCGATGCCGCGGGTGACGTTGGTCGGCACGAACGGGTCGGCCGACAGGATTTCCCCGGTAGCACGGTCCATGACATAGACATAGCCGTTGCGCTCCGCGCGCAAAAGCAGCTTCCGAACCCTGCCGTCGACCGGCAGATCGACCAGGATGTTCTCGTTGACCCCGTCGTAGTCGTAGAGATCGTGCGGGCTCCACTGGTAGGCCCATACCGCCGCGCCCGTCGCGGGACGGCGAGCGAAGATGCCGCAGGTCCATTTGTTGTCGCCGGGCCGCATTTCCGAGTTCCACGGGCTGGGATTGCTGGTGCCGTAATAGATCAAATCCAGCTCCGGGTCGTACGAAATCCAGCCCCACACGGCCCCGCCGCCGATCTTCCACTGATCGGGCGGCCAGGTCGTGACGCCCAGGTCCTTGCCGTTGTCGTCCGGATAGAAAGCCTTGAATTCCGGGCCGATCAGCACGTCCTTGTCGGGACCCGTCGTATAGGCCCGCCAGGCGATTCTTCCGGTATCGGCGTCCAGCGCCGTGAGCCAGCCGCGCACGCCGAATTCGCCGCCGCTGTTGCCCACCAGCACCTTGCCCTTCACCACCAGAGGGGCCATGGTCATGGTTTCGCCCCGGTTGATATCGCCGAGCTTAGTCTTCCAGACCTGTTTTCCGGTCTTCGCATCCACCGCGAAAGTATGGTTGTCGAGGGTGTTGAAAAAAATCTTGCCGTCGGCGTAGGCCGCACCGCGGTTGACCACATCGCAGCAGGCGACCCCTTGCGCCGCAGCGGCCGGCTTCGGCTCGAATTTCCATTTCATCGCGCCCGGCTTTTCCTTGAGATCCAGCGCGTAGAGAATATTGGGATAAGGCGTGACCACGTACATCGTATCGCCGATCACCAGCGGCGCCGCCTCGTGCCCCTTATTCAGGCCGGTCGAAAAGGACCAGGCGAGCTTGAGATCCTTGACGTTCCCGGGCGTGATCTGGTCGAGCCCGCTATAACGGGTGCTCGCATGGTTCTTGGCCGGCATGGTCCATTGGCCGTCCTCCGCCTCGGCAGGCGGAACGGCTTGCATTTGGGCCCCGGATTCGGGAACCTGGCTCGACCCGACTCCCGGCCATCCGGCCAGACCGCCGAGCGCGATCAACATCATTCCGATCTTGCCGGGCAAAGCATAGGCCACAGGACTCTGACCGGTTTTTAGCTGCTCCATGTCGAATCCTCCTTGTATTACGCCCCGTTCCGCTCGGACGCATTCCACGTAGGGCGGGTCAGCCGCGAGGCTGTAGCCCGTCCCATCACCGATGGGTTTCGCTTCGCTCTACCCATCCTACGGCGGAAACGTCAATCGAAGGCTTGTTTTGGCCATGGCCGAAATCAAGGCTTCATCGTTTCGACGGTACTCGACGACATTATCCTCTCGGCAGCGGGGCCCTGAAGCGTACTGCCGCGCCGCCCGCGCTTTTTCCGACCGCTTCCAGCCAGGCGGCGAACATCCCGAGGGCGATGAGCAGATAGATCGCGCCGGCGGGAACCCACATGATGAGTCCCGCGAGCTGCTGATCCTCGAGCGCGCTCAATCCGGCCGCCGCCGAGCCGCCGTAGGCCGGATACCACGGCTGGCGGCTGAAGGTCAGTAGCGCTCCGAGCAGGCTGGTATGCACCGTCGTGGAGAACACGTATAGCACCCCGGCCCCGTACCCTCTCGCCCCTTCGCCGCCGCGGATGATCGCCCACCAGAACACCAGTGCCGAAACGAAAAAGCTCAGATGCTGCAGCGTGTGCACGTCCTCATGTCTCAGCGCCGCCTGAAAAAAGACCGGCGCGTGCCAGGTCCAGATGACGAAACCGTGTATTGCCCAGGCGGCGAAGGGCGCCGTCGCGCGACGCCAGAAGCGGCCGATCCAGCCGGTGCTGAAAAACCTCACCAGAAATCTCCGCCACCCGCGCGGAAACGCCCACAGGGCAACGGCAATCGGACGGCTCAGTACCAGCAGCGGCGCGGCGAGTAGTATCAGGATCTCGTGCTGGACCATGTGTGCCGAAAACAGCACATCGGAAAGCGGGTCCAAAGGCGAGACCAGCGCCATGGCGACGAACAGCCATCCCCCGGTATAAGCCAGCGCTTTTCGGACGAGCATCCGACGGCCCGC containing:
- a CDS encoding methanol/ethanol family PQQ-dependent dehydrogenase, with amino-acid sequence MEQLKTGQSPVAYALPGKIGMMLIALGGLAGWPGVGSSQVPESGAQMQAVPPAEAEDGQWTMPAKNHASTRYSGLDQITPGNVKDLKLAWSFSTGLNKGHEAAPLVIGDTMYVVTPYPNILYALDLKEKPGAMKWKFEPKPAAAAQGVACCDVVNRGAAYADGKIFFNTLDNHTFAVDAKTGKQVWKTKLGDINRGETMTMAPLVVKGKVLVGNSGGEFGVRGWLTALDADTGRIAWRAYTTGPDKDVLIGPEFKAFYPDDNGKDLGVTTWPPDQWKIGGGAVWGWISYDPELDLIYYGTSNPSPWNSEMRPGDNKWTCGIFARRPATGAAVWAYQWSPHDLYDYDGVNENILVDLPVDGRVRKLLLRAERNGYVYVMDRATGEILSADPFVPTNVTRGIDLETGRPIHVDEKKPQTGKTVTDICPAPPGAKDWQPAAWSPRTELLYLPHNNLCMDIEGLEANYLAGTPYVGARVHMHAGPGGRRGEFTAWDPLKRQAVWKIKEKFPVWSGAVATAGDVVFYGTMDRWFKAVHARTGEVLWQFQVGSGIIGQPVTYRGPDGKQYVAVLAGVGGWSGAIVSGGLDPRDGTGALGFVNAMKDLPEHTTPGGTLYVFALP
- a CDS encoding cytochrome c oxidase assembly protein, whose amino-acid sequence is MARHHIVTVFSSLLSAFGVPALAQAHDGSSGSSSIPGFQWTAWNFEPWVLFCLALSAGLFTAGLRRLWPKVGAGRRMLVRKALAYTGGWLFVAMALVSPLDPLSDVLFSAHMVQHEILILLAAPLLVLSRPIAVALWAFPRGWRRFLVRFFSTGWIGRFWRRATAPFAAWAIHGFVIWTWHAPVFFQAALRHEDVHTLQHLSFFVSALVFWWAIIRGGEGARGYGAGVLYVFSTTVHTSLLGALLTFSRQPWYPAYGGSAAAGLSALEDQQLAGLIMWVPAGAIYLLIALGMFAAWLEAVGKSAGGAAVRFRAPLPRG